The Myroides fluvii region TAAACATTGGAATTGCAACTCAAAAGGTAGCATAACATTTAACTAATAACATAAATAAACAGATATAAAATGAGTAATTATGAAAGAAGAATTTAAAAAGAAACGTGCTATTGACGAAGAAGCTATGATGGCACTAATGGTTGATGGACTAAGACCTAATGGATTTACAGAGGCTGAACTCAATGCTCCTGGTATAAGAGATGAAGAGGAAGATACTGTGGATGAACCAAAGAAAAAAAGACGTGTAAAAAAAGAACAGAACTCTACTAAAGAATGCGATTCAACAAATTATGAAGAAGTCTTTTTTAAAGATGTCAAAAGCACAGCACGTCATGGGAAATCGGTGTATATAGATACTGGGCATCATAAGGTACTTTCTCGTATTGTTCAGGTCATCGCAGAAGATAAACTTACTATCTATGCTTATTTATATAATCTATTAGAACATCATTTCAATGAGTTCGAACAACAGATAACCACAAGCTTTAATGAAAAGAACAAACCTATTTTTTAAGTATTTCAATAAAATACTAAAGAAGTAAAACTGTAAAAGTACTTTTACAGTTTTACTTCTTTAAAAAAACAAAGGCACCTTATAAGATGCCTTCATCTGCAAAAGAGTAGTAACTCTCTACTGTTATAATTAAATGATCTAAAAGATTAATATCAAGTATTTTACTTGCTTCTTTAATCTTTCTTGTAATTTGTCTATCAGCATCACTTGGAGCTAATTTCCCTGACGGATGGTTGTGTATAAGCAAAAATCCCACAGCGTTCGCTTTTAAAAGAGCGGAAAAAATGATTCTCAAATCTACTATTGTACCTGTTATTCCTCCTGAGGAAACTTCTAATACTCCAAGTACTTTATTGTTGTTTGAAAGCATAAGGACTTTAAACTGTTCTAATAATTCAATCTTATTACCATCCCACGCTTTTAATGCTATTTGATAAGCACTGTAAGAAGATGTAATCTGAGGTCTCTGTGAAGCCTTTACTTTTGATTTGTAAATTAATTCTACTTCTGAGGCGATAAGCCATTCTTTGTTTAAAACTTTAGTTTCCATACTATTAAATTTTTAAATTAATTATGGAACCACAATTGGTAATGGCTTAGCGAGCGCAAGAAGCAACGCAATAAAGCGCAGACTTTAGTCAAGCATTTATGGGGGAATTTCTTGTTAGCGAACCGCAAGGCATTGCCTAACTTTGTGCTATTATTAATAAAAATAATACTCTACTACTTAAATGATAGAATTAATTATACTATGAAAATATGCGGAAAACACGTATTGTTTTGAATTACAAAGAGTTGTAAGTTTACCTCATAAGAATTTTTTCATGATTATATTTTTTTTAGTTGAAGCTGTAATACTATACTTTGTACACGTATAGTAGGGATAGAAAAGTTCGATTTAGGGTAGCTACATAAATCGACTACGGTGAATAAGAGACATAGATTAACTTTAAAAGACGACCATTTTTATAACAGACACGAGATTTGTTATATAATTTAAAAACGATAACATTATGAAACATTTGATAAAAAACCTACTTATGCCATTTGCCGTTGTTGCAATGCTAAGCGTAGGTGCATTCACAATGAATGCTAGTAATAAAGCTGATAATAAAATTGAAGCTACAAAAATTGCTGAATCACAAACACCATACATTGGTACATTACACTATAAGGTAGGAAGTACTTATCCAATAGCTACTATTGTAGATAGAAAAGACTGTACTTTGGATGAGACTACAGTTGCTTATTATGAAGAAGTAAATAACCAGCAAACAAGAATGTATGGTTGGGATTCTAATTTAAATGATTACAGGCCACTTTTTGAAATTACAGAATTGTAAATATTAAGTAAAAACGGAGAGCACCTATGTTTTAGGTGCTCTCTTATTTT contains the following coding sequences:
- a CDS encoding JAB domain-containing protein; its protein translation is METKVLNKEWLIASEVELIYKSKVKASQRPQITSSYSAYQIALKAWDGNKIELLEQFKVLMLSNNNKVLGVLEVSSGGITGTIVDLRIIFSALLKANAVGFLLIHNHPSGKLAPSDADRQITRKIKEASKILDINLLDHLIITVESYYSFADEGIL
- a CDS encoding DUF3408 domain-containing protein; the encoded protein is MKEEFKKKRAIDEEAMMALMVDGLRPNGFTEAELNAPGIRDEEEDTVDEPKKKRRVKKEQNSTKECDSTNYEEVFFKDVKSTARHGKSVYIDTGHHKVLSRIVQVIAEDKLTIYAYLYNLLEHHFNEFEQQITTSFNEKNKPIF